From Phycisphaerae bacterium, one genomic window encodes:
- a CDS encoding LamG-like jellyroll fold domain-containing protein, which yields MNIIKKLTIVLMLSCVAQFAAAADSVLKTMYIDGVQVAQAMVDGNGLTWPSDYITIGAEGNRGYMYNEYLGKIDDFAIYSGVLSETRVAAHYSARTNYTTYSSAVTADGAKLWLKFDDSSKANNATAVNSGTVTSKNGTYIVTGDGTLATTAGFVAGSNAVEFVGPVSPDGPGSCIDVFDDAGDFGSLLEGDVSVELWVNYTSSADYPRFFQHNGNWEALGGYGVSVNDSNQLIMLGGGVTNYASFPADINNGSWHHVVVTYDSTYEEVIIETGAYAEEIILDNPAYWLRFESETPIDSAVNGANHWVGYGSAASIVSKVGGVGNSVLLNGTNGAGVYGVALAKGPNAPPLVNGSYAVYGDQYALVPGDITIEMWYKTLPVGQPQPSDYGLFFQQHGSYTHEPCAPAVSNATGQIRVFGGSGAGYTGVNPRFDRQWHHLVVTYDANYLGDPDAMFVKVYMDGEWKDDTNFTAARSILGPELSHMLIGAQNDMGNTYNLIPAYYDEIAIYDGLLSADRIAAHYAAWQPQTCEDLVERGYASPMDFNEDCKVNFADFAEFAVNWMKCNDPELSCPPNW from the coding sequence ATGAACATAATTAAAAAACTAACAATAGTGTTGATGCTTTCGTGTGTCGCACAGTTTGCTGCGGCGGCGGATAGCGTTTTAAAAACAATGTATATCGATGGCGTACAGGTTGCTCAGGCGATGGTCGACGGAAATGGCTTGACCTGGCCCAGTGACTATATAACAATAGGGGCTGAAGGAAATCGAGGCTATATGTATAATGAGTATCTAGGCAAAATAGATGATTTTGCGATTTACTCAGGAGTTTTGTCAGAGACTCGTGTAGCAGCACATTATAGTGCACGAACCAACTATACAACCTATTCTTCCGCGGTAACGGCAGATGGCGCAAAACTTTGGCTGAAATTCGACGACAGCAGTAAAGCGAATAACGCTACGGCCGTAAACTCTGGTACGGTAACTTCAAAGAACGGAACTTACATAGTAACTGGCGATGGTACTCTTGCCACTACTGCAGGTTTTGTTGCCGGCAGTAATGCAGTTGAATTCGTTGGCCCGGTTTCACCAGATGGTCCCGGAAGCTGTATAGATGTATTTGACGATGCAGGAGATTTCGGTTCTTTGCTTGAAGGTGATGTATCAGTTGAATTGTGGGTAAATTATACAAGTAGTGCTGATTATCCAAGATTTTTCCAGCACAATGGCAACTGGGAAGCATTGGGCGGTTATGGTGTTTCGGTTAATGATTCGAATCAGTTGATAATGCTCGGCGGCGGTGTTACAAATTATGCATCATTTCCGGCAGACATTAATAATGGAAGCTGGCATCACGTTGTTGTTACATATGACTCAACCTACGAAGAGGTAATTATTGAGACAGGCGCGTATGCTGAAGAAATAATCTTAGATAACCCTGCTTATTGGCTGAGATTTGAAAGTGAAACACCTATAGATTCAGCAGTTAACGGCGCAAATCATTGGGTAGGTTACGGTTCAGCGGCAAGTATCGTAAGCAAAGTTGGCGGTGTTGGAAATTCTGTTCTTTTGAATGGAACAAACGGCGCTGGAGTATACGGAGTAGCACTTGCAAAAGGTCCAAACGCGCCTCCGTTGGTTAACGGCTCATATGCAGTATATGGCGACCAGTATGCTTTGGTTCCGGGCGATATAACAATCGAAATGTGGTATAAGACTCTCCCGGTAGGCCAGCCCCAGCCATCTGATTATGGTCTGTTTTTTCAACAGCATGGTTCATATACGCACGAACCATGTGCACCGGCTGTAAGCAATGCTACAGGCCAGATACGTGTTTTCGGCGGAAGCGGTGCCGGATATACCGGTGTAAACCCAAGGTTTGATAGGCAGTGGCATCATTTGGTCGTTACCTATGATGCAAATTATTTGGGCGATCCGGACGCGATGTTTGTGAAAGTATATATGGATGGCGAGTGGAAAGATGATACCAATTTCACGGCTGCAAGGTCTATCCTCGGCCCTGAATTGTCCCATATGCTGATTGGTGCACAAAATGACATGGGAAACACTTACAATTTAATTCCAGCATATTATGACGAGATTGCGATCTATGATGGACTTTTAAGTGCAGACCGTATTGCGGCGCACTACGCGGCATGGCAGCCTCAAACCTGTGAAGATCTCGTGGAAAGAGGCTATGCAAGTCCGATGGATTTCAATGAGGATTGCAAGGTGAACTTCGCAGATTTCGCAGAATTTGCCGTGAACTGGATGAAGTGTAATGACCCGGAGTTGAGTTGTCCTCCTAATTGGTAA